Genomic segment of Natronoarchaeum philippinense:
GGAGCGCCGCCAGCGCGACCGCGTCGTCGGTCCCGGGATCGGCGTCGATCAGAACCTTGCTCACCCGAAAACCTTCGCCGTTCGCCTACTTAACCCCCGGACTCGTCGCCCGCACTCGCTTCGGCGTCGGCGAGCAACTGCTCGACGAGCCTGTCGGCCAACTCGTCCCGGACGGTCGGCGTGTACGCGGGATCGTCGAGCGTGATCTGGCGCGTCCGAGCGCCGTCCAGCGTCGCGGCGATCATCCGGGCGGTCGGCTCGGGATCGACGGACTCGAACGCCCCCGACTCGACGCCATCGCGGAGCATTTCCTCGATGGTGCCTCGCAACAACTCGTCGCTGCGGACCAGTTGCTCGCGGTAGGCTTCGTTGAACGGCCCCCGCGACCGAAGTTCGAGGAGCGCGAGGTGCATCGCCGCCCGCTCTTGCTCGTCGGGGTCGAACACCCACAGGTCGAGAAACTCTCGCAGCCGTTCCTCGGGCGGGAGGTCGTCCGGCGGGAGGTGTTCCTCCCGGAACTTCGAGATGATGTGGTCGATAAACGCCACCAGCAGGTCCTCTTTCGTGTCGAAGTGATAGTGCAACAGCGATGTGCTCTTGCCGAGGTGGTCCGCGATGTGTTGCATCGTCAGATCCGCGTAGCCGTGCTCGCCGAGCGCGCTGTAGGTCGCCTCCATGATCTCCTCCCGGGGGTCGGCGTCCTCACTCGACTCGTCGCTGGCAGCGTCGCCCATGCCTGACTGATCAATCAGTCAGTAGAGGCAAAATTGTTTCGAAGCAGTTGGACGGATGCTCCACAGAAAATTTTTCAATGCTGTCGGTGACGGGCGAACGTGACAGCGAGAATGAATCGTCGGCAGCTCCTCGGATCGGCGGCTGCAGCCGCTGGTTCGGGACTGGCGGGCTGTTCGCTCATCAAACCCTCCGGTGACGTGGCCCTGAAGGTGATAAACTACCGCGATCGGGAGTTGCCTGTGACGACGACGATCTCGAAGGGGGACGAGACCGTGTTCTCCCAATCGCACACCCTCGCGGCGAACAGCGACGGGCTCTCGGAAAATGTGACCGAACACGCGCTGGTCGATGTCACGAAAGGGACGACGTTCGATGTCCTCGTTTCGGTCGACGGCGACCCTGAGTCTCTCGGTTCCTACACGGTATCCTGTATCGGGTCGAACGAGACACAGGCCGCCATCTTCGTGAATCTCTTCGAGCGGTCGATCAGAGTGGCACAAAACGAGTGTTGAGACAGCCGCTCGGCCAAAACTGCGCTCGCTCCGCTCGCGCTACACGTCCTCGGGCAACCATCCGCCGTCGACTTCGATATTCTGCAACGACCTTTTTGCTCGTCGGGTGTGCTCGCTGGGCTCGCACACCACTCCTCGAAAAAGCTCGGCCAAAACTGCGCTCGCTCCGCTCGCGCTACACGTCCTCGGGCAGCCATCCACCGTCGACTTCGATATTCTCCCCACTGACGTAGTCGCTGTCGTCGTCGAGGAAGAACATGACCGCCTGAATCAGGTCCTCGAACGCGGCGGGGCGGCCCCGCGGCAGTTCGTCGGGGAACTCCGCGGAGTTCTCGACGACATAGGGCGAGACGGCGTTGACGGTGATGCCGTCGTCCTGCGTGTCGCCGGCGAGCATCCGCGTGAACATCAAGACGGCGGCCTTGGCCATGAAGTAGGGCGCGTTCTTGGGGCTGATCAGGCCCTTCTCGCTGGAGGCGTAGCCGATGTTGACGATCCGGCCGTACTCGCCCTCGCGCATAGCTGGGAGCGCACGGCGCGAACAGAGGTAGGTCGAGTGGACGTTCGTCGCAAATATGCCGTGCCACTGGTCTGTGTCCATCTCCTCCCAGTGGACGGGCGCGAAGTTCCCGACGTTGTTCACGAGCACGTCGACGGTGCCGAGATCGTCCTCGACGGCCTCGAACAGGTCGTCGACGGCGTCGGGATCGGTCACGTCGGCGCCGACTGTGGTCACGTCGTGGGCGCCGCGCTCCGTGGCCGCTTCGGCGACCTCGCGGGCGGCCTCGTCGCTCGTGTTGTAGTGGACCGCGACGCTGGCGCCGCGCTCGGCGGCCGCCAGCAGCAGTTCGCGACCGACGCCGCGGGCGCTGCCGGTGACGAGGACGACCCGACCGCTGAGGTCCGTGTCGATCATACCGGACCGTGGCGCTCTGGGGTAATGAACGCCCGCGGTCCGGGACGACGCCGCGGCGTCCTGCCGCGGTTCGAGGGGAGCAGTACGGCGTCCTTCTCGGTTTGGCGTCGGTATTTCGGCGTCCCAATGTCAGTTGAGAGATTCCGAACAGCGGGAAAGACGGCATCGCTGCGAATGTCGATGTTGCCGTTCTAGTGATCGTGGCCATCCATCACCATCGGCTGTCCGGTGGCGTAGTCGGCTGGATTCGCCTCGAAGGTCTCCTTGCAGGTCTGTGAGCAGAAGTAGTACGTCTCGCCATCGTGTGTCGCTGCGGGCTCGCTCTCTCCGGTTCGCATCCCACAGACGGGGTCGCGGTACTGACCGGGTGCGCCGAGGCCACGACGATATACGTACAGGAGAAATCCCGAGAGCGCTACGGCGAGGAGGTTGAGATAGAACGTGTAGTTGAACTTGAAGTACGTCTGTTCGGTCGCTGTCTCCCCGCTGGCCAGATTCGGGACGATACGAAGGGCGTCAAACAGCAACTCCATGAGGAAGCCGGTGAACGCCATCGTCACGAAGAACACACCGAGGATGTACAGCATAATCTTCCAGCCGTAGTACTTCCTGTAGACGTTCAACACCGGAATCGTGATGAGATCGGCGTAGACGAACGCGATAACGCCGGCGAAGCTGATTCCGCCGCCCCAGAGCGCAACGGCAAACGGGACATTGCCCATACTGCCGACAAAGCTGATGACGGCGATGAAGACACCCATAATCGCGTTTTCGGCGGTTACGAGCACGCCATCACCTTGGACGAACAGGGCGTTCCAGACCCACTGGGGGACAAAGACGATGACGAACCCGGAGATGAGAAAGCCGGCGACAACGTCCTTCCAGATCATCGACCACTCCTTCCTGTACTGGTTCCCAATTTTGTACCAGCCGCCCCACGACAGCAGCTCATCGCGCCATCCACCACGACTTGCTGTCTCTTGCCGGTAGGTCTCCATACAGCCCTCCGAGCAGAACTGCAACGTCTCCCCGCCGTCGGTCGTGAGCGTGTATTCGGCTTTGCCTTCCATCCCGCACGTGGGATCCTCGGTGACGCCTGCCTCGCGGTCGCGCTCGTTGAGCGTCTCCCGCACCTCGTCAAACAGGTTCTCGGGGAGCGTGAGGTGGACGATAACGGCCATGACAGCGATGAGGACGAGGCCACCGAGCAGTTCCGCGAGAAGGAACTCCCAACCCAGCAGTAACAGGATCATCAACCCGAGTTCGACGATGAGATTCGTCGACGCGAACATGAATGCCAGAAAGTTCACCGCGTGGGCACCCTTCTTGAACAGCCCCTTTCCGATGGCGACGGCCCCGAAGCTGCAGCCACTGCTCGCCGCCCCGAACGCGGTCGCCTTTGTGAGACCGCTCAGGTCACCATCGCCCAGCACCTGCGCCATCCGCTCCTTAGAGACGTACACTTGAACGAGACTTGTGATCGTGAGCCCCATGATGATCGCCCACGCCGCCGTCCAGAGGAACCCGACACCGATGCGGAGGGCTTCCAAGACCTCATTGAGCATCGTCGTCTCCATATGTGTATTATCGCCGGAATCAGCTATTGCCGTTGTCCTTAGGAGACCCTGGTTCGAGGGGCAGATTCGCTGTGGATTCACAATATGAATAGTTCTATTCCAACGGGTTCGAAGCCACAACTCCATTGAATCGTGACCCCGTAGTTGGAACTAGAGGCGGACTCACGGAGTGAACACAGATGCCTGAAAATACGGACGACACACGGCTGGTCACGATTCTCCTCGTCATCATCGGTGCGGTCGTCGTCTTCCCGATGGTCTTCACGGGCTTCGGGACGATGGGATCCGGGCCGATGATGGGCGGGATGTGGGATAGTGGAATGTGGGGCCACGGAACGATGCCGGGGTGGATGTTCGTCGTCGGCATCGTGATGCAGTTCCTGTTCCTCGCTGCGCTCGTCGGGGGTGGGTATCTCCTGTACAAAGCGGTCACGAGCCGCGAGCGCGACTCGGACTCGGCGCTCGAAGAACTCCGACTCGCGTACGCTCGCGGCGAACTGACCGACGACGAATACGAACAGCGCCGAGAGGCACTCGAACGCGACACCGAGTCGCGCTGAGATCGACCCGAGCATGACAGGGCGATCAGACCACCGCTACACGACGGCGCAACCACCGCTCCCAACTTGGCTCGACCGATATACGACGTTGGGGCTGTACGGGCTCCTCGTCGGAACGGGGCTCTGCTTGGCCGCCTTTGTCACAAATCCGGTCCCCGACCCCTCGTTTCCGTGGGCGACGCTGCCAGCACCGCTCCGACTCCCCTTCGAGCAGCCGCGGATCGAACACTGGCCAACGACGTACACCCTCGGCATCTGGCTGTGGATTCTCGGGTTCCCGGCGTTGTTCCTCGATGGCTACAGACGGTTCGGAACTCGGACGACGGGTGGATCCACGATGTGGCTCGCAGGGCTTCCCACGGTGGCGATGCTCGGCTGGACGACCTACTGTCGGTTCTTCTGGCCGAAGCTCCACCCGCCGACTTGGAACGCCCCGTCGTACACAGTCGTCTGCTGGCTGTATTGCTCTTCGTACGACGTGCTCTGGAGCAACACCGCATATGCAATCGCGCTGTTCGGCATCGTCGCGACGCTCCTCGCCCTGCGCCGAAAGAGCGGAGATGGGTATGCCCTCCTCGGATTCGGGCTGTTAGCACTCCCTCTCGGTTTGCCAGCAGTGTACGCGGGCTATCACCGGATGCGGTGAACAGCGCCCAAGCGTGGCGATATGCCTTCGTCCGGTGAGGTTCGCTACACGATGCACGATGCGAGGCGGGGGCAGTATTCTTAATAAGCGTCGCTGAGAACCCCCTGCCATGACGCTCAACACCATTCTCGTCGCCGCCGGCCCCGGCGACGCAGAGCGAGCCGAAGAGATCGCAGACGCCACCGTCGAGGTAGCGGCCCCCTCGAACGCGACGGTCGTGCTCTCGCACGTGTTTACCGAGGAGGAGTACGACGACGTGCTCGAACGGCTGGAGTTCGACACGGAACGCACCGAGGTAACGCCCGACGAGGTCGCCCAGCGCCACGCGACGATCCGGACGCTGGCGGACTCGCTCGACGCCTACGATGTCGAGTTCGAGATCCGCGGCGCGATCGGCGAGCACGGCGAGACGATCACCGATCTGGCCGAGGAGACCGGTGCGGACCGCGTCATCGTCGGCGGCCGCAAGCGCTCTCCGACGGGGAAAGCCGTCTTCGGCAGCACCGCCCAGACGGTGATGCTGTCGGCGCCGTGTCCGGTCACGTTCGTCCGCGAGGAGTAGCGGTCGACCTACCCTCCGTTTTTTCGATGCGCTGGCCGCTCTCAGCGGCGCCGCTGTGTCGTGTCTCTCCGAGGATCGCACGATGGCGCGGCGGCCGTGGAAAACTATGCAATTAAGTGCGGCCGCGCTCGTTTGGCACGTACATGGTGAACTACGCGGGGGTCGACCTCGGCGCGACCAACGTCCGGGCGGTCGTCGCCGTCGACGGGACGATCATCGGCTCACACAAGCGGGGAACGCCTCGCGGCCCGACGGGGATCGCCGTCACCGAGGCCGTCCTAGAGTCGCTCCGGGCCGCGTGCGACGACGGCGGAATCGAGCCGTCCTCGATCGCGGCCGCAGGCATCGGATCGATCGGACCGCTCGATCTCGCTGAGGGCGCGGTGATGGACCCGGCGAACCTGCCCGACACGATCGATCGGATCCCCCTGACCGGCCCGATCTCCAAACTGATCGACAGCAGCGACGTGTACCTGCACAACGACACGATCGCGGGCGTCATCGGCGAGCGGTTCCACAGCGACCGCAACCCCGACGATATGGTCTATCTGACGATCTCCAGTGGCATCGGCGCCGGCGTCACCGTCGACGGACACGTCCTCTCGGGCTGGGACGGCAACGCCGGCGAGGTCGGCCACATGATGGTCGACCCGCAGGGACGGCTCACGTGTGGCTGTGGCAAGGACGGCCACTGGGAGGCCTACTGCTCGGGCAACAACATCCCGAGGTACGCCGAGATGATCTACGAGGACGACCCCGTCGACACGGCGATGCCGATCGAGGATCCCGACTTTTCGGCCGCCGACGTGTTCGAGTACGCCGGCGAGGACGCGCTGGCCGACCACGTCATCGACCAGACCGCCCACTGGAACGCGATGGGGCTTGCTAACATCATCCACTCCTACGCGCCGATCGTCGTCTACGTCGGCGGCGCCGTCGCGCTCAACAACGAGGAACTCGTTCTCGATCCGATCCGCGAGAAGCTCCCCGAAATGGTCTTTACGAACCTCCCCGACGTGCAGTTGACGACGCTGGGCGACGACGTGGTCGTGAAAGGTGCCCTCGCCAGCGCGATGACCGAGGGGACCGGCGACCGGACTCGGATGTCGTAGCGGCCGGGACGCCACGGCGGCTCGACGCTGCACCGCGGACTGTTCTGTCTGTTGTACGCGACTGTTCGGCCCTGCCCCCACCGGACGCTTTAACACGCGGACGGCCTGACACTCGGGTATGCGACGACGCGACGTTCTTCGAGCGGGTATCGGCGGCCTCGCGCTCACGGCCGCCGCCGGCGATTCGGCGGCACACCCGGACCAGCACTTTCTGCCGTTCGGGAGCGTCGATGTCGACGGCGCAAAGGAGGCGGTCGTCGGCGACGACGGGACGGTCGCGTACGTTGCCGCCGGTAACGGATTCGCGACCGTCGATGTCTCCGATACCACCGCCCCGCAGCTCCTCGCCGAGCGCCGCGAGCCGCTTGCCGACCGATCGGAAGGCCCGGTCGGCGAACTCTGGGACTGCCGGCTCGACGGCGACCGGCTGATCGTCGTCGGCCCGGCAAACACGGCTGCCGACCTCCACAACGGCGTCTTGCTGTACGACGTATCCGATCCGGCGGCGCCGGAACTACTTACGTTCTACCGGACCTCGTTCCCGATCCACAACGCCGAGTTCGCCGACGGACGGGTGTATCTCACCGGCAACGACGGACTCTCGAACCCGCTGGTGATCCTCGACGCCGCCGACGACGGGCTAACGCAGATCGGCCGGTGGTCGCCGCTTTCCTACGACGACGGCTGGGCGGATGTCGGCCCTTCCTTGCGCCCGCTGCACGACGTGCAGGTCAGAGACGGGTTGGCGGCGCTTGCCTACTGGGACATCGGGACGTGGCTCGTCGACGTGTCCGATCCCGCGAACCCGTCGTACGTCGCCCGCGTCGGGGACTACGACCGCGAGGAACTGACCGGCCTCGACACGATGGCAGCCGCGACCGAGCGCATGATCCCTCCCGGGAACGCCCACTACTGCGAGTTCAACGACGACCGGACGGTACTCGGCGTCGGCAAGGAAGCGTGGGCCGTCGAGGACGGCAACGGCGACCGGCGCGGCGGACCCGGCGGCATCAGCCTCTACGATATCTCTGACCCGTCGGCACCCGAGCAACTGGCACATATCGACGCGCCGGCCGCCGAGAACAACACCCGACAGGGGCAGTTCACTACGTCGCACAACTTCGAGCTCTCCGAGGGACGGCTCTACTCCTCGTGGTACTTTGGCGGCACGATGATCCACGACGTGCGCGACCCGTCCCGCCCGATCCGGATCGCGTGGTGGCAAAACCCCGACGAAGCGAGCTTCTGGACGGCCCGGCTCGCCAGAGCCGGCGAGTGCGTCGTCGCCAGCAGTGCCGAGGCGACCACTCCCCAGCTCGCAGAGCAAGGACGCCTCTACACCTTCCCGGACGGTCCGGTCAGCGACGCCGCGCTTCCGGAGGGTGTTGACGAGCCTGACGGTTCCGGCGGGGAGAACGGTGACAACTCGGGGACGCCGCTGCCGGGCTTTGGCGTCAGCGCGGCGGCGCTCGGGCTCGGACTCGGCGCTTGGAGCGCGCTGCGGCGCGACGCCGAAGAGTGACCCACAGCCGACTTGTTACCGTCCGCGGAAACCCGAACGCTTTCCATGCACGGGACCCCTACGTACGACTAATGAGCACCGACGCCTCCGAGGACGCTCCCGACGACGCGGGCGACGGCGAGGAGACGCTCGCCGAGGAGATCGAGACGTGGCTGGTAAAACAGATGCCGATCATCCAGATGCACGGCGGGACGAGCAACGTTCGCAAGGCCGACCCCGAGACGGGCGAGGTCGTCGTCGAACTCGGCGGCGGCTGTGCCGGCTGTGACGTGGCAGACATCACGGCTGGCAACATCGAGGCCGACCTGATCAAGAAGTACCCCGAGGTCAGCGAGGTGACGGTTCGGGTCCCCGAATCCGGGGACAGCTTCGGCGTCGACCAGAAAGAGAGCGTGATGGGGGTCGACCGCACCGAAGGCGGGCGCGGCGACTTCAAAGACGGCCGCTGGTAGCTACGCGCCGTTGCCGAGCTTTTTGCGGCTGATCTTCACGCCCGTCGGCGTCACGATCAGCTGGTCGTCGCCCTTCTGAACGATGTCGCCGTCGACTTCGCTGGCGACCTGTCGCAGCTCGTCGATGACGTGTTCTGCTGTGCTGTCGCTGGTTCGGAGTCGCGTGATGTCCGCGATCACCATGTCGCCGTCGTAGACGGCGTCTTTGATGTCGATGGCGTCTGCCTGTCCGCTGATCTCGGCGATGTGAACCTGCATCGCCGCCTCCGTTGCGACCGACTCGAAGTCGTCGAGATCGAGCTCGACGTAGTCCTCGGTGCTCCGAGAGCCCCGGCCGCCGAGGATGGTGCTCATGAGACCCATATCGAAACCCGACCGGCGCAGCGAGTATAGTTCTTGCCCTGCCGGCCCGGCTTTCGGACGCCCTCTGTCGGACGCGAGTCAGACGCAGCGGGGTCTGGCGTTGCGGCGACAGCATCGCGTGGCTCCGGACTGCCGTGGGGGGGTCAGCGGCGCGCGCGTGTCAGCGCGACGACTGACAGCGCGACGAGCGTGATCGTGACGCCGAAGCCGGGGAGCGAGTCGCCGTCGTCGCTGGCTCCTGTCGCTCTATCGGCGGACTCGTTTTCTTCGCCGGACTCGTTCCCGCCGCCGTTCGGATCGGGGTCGGTGCCGTTCTGCGCGTCCTGCCCGTCGTTCGGGTCGGTGGTGTTGCCGTCGTCACCGTCGTCACCGCTTTCAGGATCGGTCCCGTCGTCCGGATCGGACTCGTCGCCGGTGCCGTCGTCCGCGGGCGGGTCCAGTTGGAGCACGACGACGACCTGTCCGTGGGAGGCGCCGGGGCGGTACGTCCAGCCACCGACCTGTTCGTAGGGGACGGCGTCGGCGACCGGGTCGATGTCGGTATCCCAGCCGGGCATGTTCGCCTGCTGGATGTAGCCCGCCACGTCAATTCGGTCGGCGTGCTCGCCCTCGATACGGGCCGCGCCGTAGCTGATCGTCGCGTTCTCGCTGGGGCCGTGGAACTCCACGCAGTGGCTGTCGAGGTAGCCATCACCCTGCGCGACATCCGGGCTGGTTCCGAACTGATCGGCGTCCAGCGGTCGCTCGTAGTGCTCGGTCAGCGGGTATTGGACCTCGATCGGATCGGCTTCCGAGTGCCACGACAGCGTCTCCCCGGTCGGAATCGTGACCTGCGTGTCCGGCACCGATTCGCCGGCGACGACGTTGCCCGCTTGGTTCACCAACGTGACGCAGATCTTGCCCGAGCCGGAGCCGAGATACGGATCTCGGTACTCGTCGCGCGGGTTGACGTAGCTCACCCAACTCCCGTCGCTGGCGGCGGCCTCGAAGTACTCGTCGCCCTCCTCGGGCGCCTCGACGACGAATTCCGATTCGAGGAGTTCACTGTCAGTTCCGTTCTCACCGGGGGGTGCGGCGGTCTGCGCGGCGGGATCGGCGTGCTGTGCGTTCGGCGCCGCGGCGGCAACCGCGACGACGCCACCCAGTACAAGCACTGCGAGGGCGGCGATTACGATCGTTCTGGTCGGAGGCGTGTGTTCGGCCATGGTTCGTGCATCGGCCCGGCGTGCCGTGACGGCGTCCGGGCACTCGTGACTGGCCGACGCGATACCCGTTTGAAGTAATCGCCTTGATTACCGACGGAAGCGTCTCGATTACCGACGTAAGGTTACGCTACACGAACGGTAAGGACAGTTTTCGGCGTCGTTGGGCAGTCGCCCTCAGACGACGAAGTCGTACAGGTCGTCGCCGACGTGGTGGACCGAGTCGACCACTTTCCCCTCGTCGCCGTCCATTTCCTCGCCGTCGACGCGGGCCCGTCCGATGCCGAGCACCTTGCCGTGGGACTCCTCGGCGATCGCCACGAGATCGCCGGCCGCGATGCTCTCGTCGGCCTCGACGATGCCGGGCCGCATCACGTCGGCGCCGTCGCTGACGAAAGACACGGCGCCGGCGTCGACCGTGACGACGTTACTCTCGGGATCGCACGCGTTGGCCCCACGAACCGTCAGGAACGGCTCGTCGTCGACGTACAGCACGAGCGGGTCGCCGTCGACCAGCACCAGATCGAACTCGGTGCCCTCCAACTCGACCAGTTCGTAGGAATCGCCGCCGACGTCGACGCCGAGTTGCGCTCCGATCGTCGACTCCAGTTCCGACACGTCGTCGCTCCGGAGGTGGTGACGAGATTTGACTTCCATATTCGGACCGAGCAGGCCCTCCAGCATAAACGCCGCGTTCCTGCCGGTTTCTCAGAACTGCTCGTCGACCCACGACGGCCGAGCCACGTCGACCGACCCGAGTGCGTTGATCGTGAACGAGGTATTCTCGTGAGCTGTGACGATCTGCTGAGCGCACTCATCTGGACAGCGACCTCGTAGACAGACGCTACGTACCCCGAACGCGGTTTTGGTCCGCTTTTCGACGTTTCTGGGCCGGGAATGCTGTCGATACCGCCGAAACTGTCCGTCGTTCCGTGACGGTCGGCCGACCCTTCTCGATCGACGGCGAACAAACGCTAAGTGGTCGCAGGTCTTGTGGTAGCGTATGTGGGGATCCCGGTCCCGGGAGTCGAAGTCGGTCACCTGTATCGCCTGTGGGACCTCACTCCGCCGCGAGCACGCCCGCGAGTACGACAAGTACGGCGATCGGTGGGACCGCGACGGCAAGGAGTTCGAGTACCTCTGTAAGGCCTGCGACCGTGAGCTGTGCCACCAGCCCCGCGACGAACTCGAAGGGCTACTCGTCGAAGTGGCTGCCGGCGAACACTCACAGGACGAGTTTTTGTCGTGGTACAGCGCGCTCGTCGAGGAGCGGTACGGCTCGCTCGAAGAGCAGTAGCCGGCCTCGGGGCGGTCGCAAGCCACCGGCCGCTCGCTTCGGCGCCGTTGCGATACGTCTATCCGTTCCACCGCCATAGCTGGTGGCATGACCAGCGAGTCCCAGGCCGAAGCGGGCACGGCCGAGAGCCAGGGCCCCGTCGAGATCGACGAGGAGATGGCTCGCCACCTAGAGAACAAGCGCGAGGAACTGTTCGAGAAACTCGGGATCCGTGACGAGTTCCCGCAGGAAGTCCTCGACGAAGCCGAGGAACGGACCGAGGGAATCCAGCAACAGATCGCCGACGAAGTCGACGAGCGCGACGATCTGCGGGAGATGACCACGTGGACCGTCGACCCGATCGACGCCCAAGACTTCGACGACGCCATCTCGATCGAGGAGCGCGACGAGGAGTACGTGCTGTGGGTCCACATCGCCGACGTGACCCACTACGTCAACCCCGACACCGCGATGTGGGACGAGGCCGTCGAGCGGGGCAACACCGTCTACCTGCCGGGCTACACGATCCACATGCTCCCCCCGGTGCTGGCCGAGACGGTCTGCTCGCTCGTCCCCAACGAGGATCGGCTCGCCCACACCGTCGAGATGCACCTCGACAAGGAGACGCTGGGCTACGACGAGATCGAGATCTACAAGTCGGTGATCCGCAGCGACGCCCGCCTGACCTACACCGAAGCCGAGAACCTGCTCGACGAGCCCGAGTCGGCCGACGACCTGCTGGAAGACCCCGAAGTCGATCTCGCCGAGAAGTGCGAACTCGTCTGGGAGGTCGCCGACCGGATGCACGAACAGCGCAAGGAAGAGGGATCGCTCGTGCTCAACCCCGCGCGGGACCGGGCTCACACGATCATCGAGGAGTGCATGCTGAAGGCCAACAAGGCCGTCACGCACAAGCTCATGTGGGACCGCGGCGTCGAGGCGATGTATCGGGTTCACCCCCAGCCCAGCCCCGACGAGTGGGACGAGGCGCTGCGGGAGATTCAGGAACTCGACGGCGTGTCGATCCCCGCCGACTCGTGGGACGACCCGCGCAAGGCCGTCAACGCTACCTTAGAGGAAGCGCCGGGCCGCCAACTCGACAAGATCCAGTGGGCCGTGATGAAGGTGATGCCCCGCGCGAAGTACATGAACGACCCCTTCGGCGGCCACCACGCGCTGAACTTCGAAATTTACGGCCACTTCACCAGTCCGATCCGCCGACTCTCGGACCTGATCAACCACTGGATCGTCTACACGAACGACGTGCCGGAGGATCTCGCCGCGCTGTGTGACCACGCCTCCGACCAGCAGAAAGACGCCGAACAGTGCGAGCGCGAGTACAAGGACTTCCTGCAGGAGGTCGGCCTCGACCCCAGCGCGGTGAACAACCGCGGGATCGAGGTCGTCGACGAGGAGTAGACGAGTCGACTGCTCGGGAGAGCATCGCTCTTCCGGTGTCGTCGACGAGTAGCGCCAGACGACGCCGCCGACGGGAAGGCGGGACGCCGCTCCCTAGACGGCCACGGCCCGCTGATTTCCGGTGTCTCGGTGCGACGCGATCCGCGACGCTCGCGGAAGGCTACAATCGCCGTTTTACCTTAGCGATCCTATTAGTCCCGAGAACGAATACACGCAATCGGCATGTACAGGGAGGCAACGTTCGCCCTAGCTCTCCTCGCGCTCCTCGTCGGCGGAGCGGGGACAGTGGCAGCGACTCCCGGCGACGCAGGTATCTGCGTCGTCGGTGCAGACACAGCGTGCACCGACGACTCGGCGTCCGACGACGCCGTCGAACTCCACGATAGCGCCAGCAGCAACGACTCGGCGGCTGTCGGCATCTGTCAGATCGGCGTCGACTCGCCGTGCAACGGCGACGCCGCCCGGAGTACCGAGACGACGACCGGCTCGGAAAGCGCGGGCCACGAGTCCGGACCGGTCTGGGGTCACGAAAGTCAGCACAGCAACGGCCACACCGACGCCCGCTTCGGGGGCGTGCAGTCGCTGCTGTCGAACAGCTTCCTCGACACCCTGTTCGGCGGCGCCGATAGCGTCTCAGAATCGACCCGAGCGACGGCCGAGAACGGCAGCGCTGGCGTCTGCGTGATCGGCGCCGACTCGCCGTGTAACGGCGGCGAAACGCGAGACAGCGGCTCGAACTCCCACTCCTCCAGCGCGTCTCACGGCGAATCCGGACAGGTCTGGATCCCCGAGGATCAGAACCACGACGGTGAGATCGACGAGGAGTTCCGCGCCGATTCCGGTGCCAGCGGTAGCGCGAGCACAGGATCGGCATCAACCGCTAGCATCGGCGGTGTCCTCACGGCCATCTTCCGCTGACAGCGATCGGCCCTCTCACTGATTCCTCGCTGACGACGACCGGCCCTCCCGACGACATCTCGTTGCCGTCGCCGTTCGCTTTGTTCCTCAGTTCTCCTCGC
This window contains:
- a CDS encoding TetR/AcrR family transcriptional regulator, yielding MGDAASDESSEDADPREEIMEATYSALGEHGYADLTMQHIADHLGKSTSLLHYHFDTKEDLLVAFIDHIISKFREEHLPPDDLPPEERLREFLDLWVFDPDEQERAAMHLALLELRSRGPFNEAYREQLVRSDELLRGTIEEMLRDGVESGAFESVDPEPTARMIAATLDGARTRQITLDDPAYTPTVRDELADRLVEQLLADAEASAGDESGG
- a CDS encoding SDR family NAD(P)-dependent oxidoreductase, with translation MIDTDLSGRVVLVTGSARGVGRELLLAAAERGASVAVHYNTSDEAAREVAEAATERGAHDVTTVGADVTDPDAVDDLFEAVEDDLGTVDVLVNNVGNFAPVHWEEMDTDQWHGIFATNVHSTYLCSRRALPAMREGEYGRIVNIGYASSEKGLISPKNAPYFMAKAAVLMFTRMLAGDTQDDGITVNAVSPYVVENSAEFPDELPRGRPAAFEDLIQAVMFFLDDDSDYVSGENIEVDGGWLPEDV
- a CDS encoding permease produces the protein METTMLNEVLEALRIGVGFLWTAAWAIIMGLTITSLVQVYVSKERMAQVLGDGDLSGLTKATAFGAASSGCSFGAVAIGKGLFKKGAHAVNFLAFMFASTNLIVELGLMILLLLGWEFLLAELLGGLVLIAVMAVIVHLTLPENLFDEVRETLNERDREAGVTEDPTCGMEGKAEYTLTTDGGETLQFCSEGCMETYRQETASRGGWRDELLSWGGWYKIGNQYRKEWSMIWKDVVAGFLISGFVIVFVPQWVWNALFVQGDGVLVTAENAIMGVFIAVISFVGSMGNVPFAVALWGGGISFAGVIAFVYADLITIPVLNVYRKYYGWKIMLYILGVFFVTMAFTGFLMELLFDALRIVPNLASGETATEQTYFKFNYTFYLNLLAVALSGFLLYVYRRGLGAPGQYRDPVCGMRTGESEPAATHDGETYYFCSQTCKETFEANPADYATGQPMVMDGHDH
- a CDS encoding SHOCT domain-containing protein, translating into MPENTDDTRLVTILLVIIGAVVVFPMVFTGFGTMGSGPMMGGMWDSGMWGHGTMPGWMFVVGIVMQFLFLAALVGGGYLLYKAVTSRERDSDSALEELRLAYARGELTDDEYEQRREALERDTESR
- a CDS encoding universal stress protein; amino-acid sequence: MTLNTILVAAGPGDAERAEEIADATVEVAAPSNATVVLSHVFTEEEYDDVLERLEFDTERTEVTPDEVAQRHATIRTLADSLDAYDVEFEIRGAIGEHGETITDLAEETGADRVIVGGRKRSPTGKAVFGSTAQTVMLSAPCPVTFVREE
- a CDS encoding ROK family protein produces the protein MVNYAGVDLGATNVRAVVAVDGTIIGSHKRGTPRGPTGIAVTEAVLESLRAACDDGGIEPSSIAAAGIGSIGPLDLAEGAVMDPANLPDTIDRIPLTGPISKLIDSSDVYLHNDTIAGVIGERFHSDRNPDDMVYLTISSGIGAGVTVDGHVLSGWDGNAGEVGHMMVDPQGRLTCGCGKDGHWEAYCSGNNIPRYAEMIYEDDPVDTAMPIEDPDFSAADVFEYAGEDALADHVIDQTAHWNAMGLANIIHSYAPIVVYVGGAVALNNEELVLDPIREKLPEMVFTNLPDVQLTTLGDDVVVKGALASAMTEGTGDRTRMS